The following are from one region of the Capsicum annuum cultivar UCD-10X-F1 chromosome 1, UCD10Xv1.1, whole genome shotgun sequence genome:
- the LOC107844019 gene encoding 3-hydroxyisobutyryl-CoA hydrolase 1 has protein sequence MAESSSNNGGTDQVLVENTGSVRIFILNRPKLLNALSAQMISRLLELFHASEGDSNVKMIVLKGNGRAFCAGGDAAAVFHNIRQGNWKWGADFIREQYTLDYVVATYSKPQVSILNGIVMGGGLGLSVHGRFRVATEKTVCAMPETALGLFPDVGASYFYPRLPGFFGEYAGLTGARLDGAEMLACGLATHFVPSERLPFLGQALAEVNTSDPDVISAIINRFSDVPKLKAGSPYHKMKIIDRCFSRRTIEEIISSLETEALNNKDDWICSTIQSLKKASPTSLKISLRSIREGRLQGIGSCLIREYRMSCHVFRGEFSKDFFEGCRAIVIDKDRNPKWEPSRLELIRDDDVDRYFSKMDDEDWEDLKLPERSNLPPYAIAKL, from the exons ATGGCTGAAAGCTCATCTAACAATGGCGGAACTGATCAG GTACTGGTGGAGAACACAGGCAGTGTTAGAATATTCATATTAAATAGGCCTAAGCTGTTGAATGCTCTTTCTGCTCAAATG ATATCTCGGCTGTTGGAACTTTTCCATGCCAGCGAAGGAGATTCAAATGTGAAGATGATAGTATTGAAG GGAAATGGAAGAGCTTTCTGTGCTGGTGGTGATGCTGCAGCTGTTTTTCACAATATTCGCCAGG GTAACTGGAAATGGGGTGCTGATTTTATCCGTGAACAATACACCCTTGACTATGTGGTGGCAACGTATAGTAAACCCCAG GTTTCCATCCTAAATGGAATTGTCATGGGAGGTGGACTTGGTCTTTCTGTACATGGTAGATTTCGAGTTGCAACAGAGAAGACG GTTTGTGCTATGCCTGAAACAGCTTTGGGACTCTTTCCTGATGTAGGTGCCTCTTACTTTTATCCAAGGCTTCCAGGATTCTTCG GGGAATATGCTGGTCTTACTGGTGCCAGGTTGGATGGTGCTGAAATGCTTGCTTGTGGTCTAGCAACTCATTTTGTACCCTCTGAG AGGTTGCCATTTTTAGGACAAGCACTAGCTGAAGTCAATACGAGTGATCCAGATGTTATTTCTGCCATCATTAATCGCTTCTCTGATGTACCAAAGTTGAAAGCAGGAAGTCCTTATCACAA GATGAAGATTATTGATCGCTGCTTCTCTCGAAGAACAATCGAAGAAATCATATCTTCTCTT GAAACTGAGGCTTTGAACAATAAGGATGACTGGATCTGTTCGACCATCCAATCCCTGAAGAAAGCATCCCCGACAAGTCTTAAAATTTCATTGAGATCA ATAAGAGAGGGGAGGCTGCAAGGCATTGGTAGTTGCCTTATTCGAGAGTATAGGATGTCTTGTCATGTGTTCAGAGGAGAATTTAGCAAGGATTTTTTCGAG GGATGCAGAGCCATAGTCATCGACAAGGATAGAAATCCTAAG TGGGAGCCCTCCAGACTGGAACTAATTAGAGATGATGACGTTGACCGTTACTTCTCCAAGATGGATGATGAAGATTGGGAAGACCTAAAGTTGCCTGAAAGATCAAATTTGCCTCCATATGCAATTGCCAAGCTTTAA